The Nostoc sp. 'Lobaria pulmonaria (5183) cyanobiont' DNA window GCTGCTTCTACGATTTTCAATTTTGGTCATCGTAAAGGCATTAGTTGCTAATTCGATTGCAGCACGAAAATTAGCATAGAAACTAAGGTCGATTTTACGATTAATGTTATTTAACAGTTTTTGTGCTTGTTGTAAGCGTTGTTCTAATTCCTTAAGGCGTTGTGCTATTACAACAAAGCCTATAACTGAGACACCAAGGTTAAGTATACTGACTGCACTAGTTACCTGCAAAATTTCTTGAGTGAGTTGCACACTTTGCCTAACCTTACCTAACTGATTTTCAATGCCATCCAAACGCCGATTAACATCAGCTAATCCTTTTCCTGTCGCAGCCGCATTAGCCCCTGAAGCAACAAGATTTGCACTTGAGAAAAAAAGGTTGAATATATTGTTAGGGCTATCAGTTAACGTTGGCACTTGGGAATTATTTGATCCTTGCTCCCGCAACCAACTAACGACTTGTTTTGTCCCTACATCTCTGATAACACCCCCCACCCTTTCAAAAGTTCCATCTGCCAATCCTTTTGCAATCCAATCAGCAAGCATAAAGGTTACTGTAACTGGTAAACTCACAATTTTCTCCTAGTTGCTAAAATTTCAGCAGCACGATGTCTGGTAGCCAGTCGCTTCGATTCTGCACAGCAAATAGCTGCGCTTTACTCAGTATTCCCAATTTGAGTTGTAGTTTATGCAATAGCGATCGCTTCGCTCTTTTTAACGAACCGCCCACGCTAATAAAGAAAAGCGAGCGATCGCCCAAATATCATCTCAGTCAAACACAGTTACAATAAGGTAGTAAAGATAGGAGGAAATATGAATTATGCTTAGTGGAATTAAACAAAAGGCTATTGTAGGCAAAGATGGCAAGATTGAACTTTCAGCAACCGAATTAGCAGAAGGAACAATCGTAGAAGTTATTGTGCTAGTTGAACTATCAACTGAAGAGGATGAAACTACTTATCTTTTGAAATCAGAGACTAACAAAAAACATCTGCTCAAAGCTTTGGAAAATGTAGAAAAAGGAAACTTAATTTATGTAGATTTAGATGAATATGAAAAAAGTTGCTTTTGAACCAGAAGCTTTTGAACAATTAGGCCAGTGGGCAACAGAAGACAAGAAAATTTTCAAAAAAATATTGGAACTGATTAGAGATATACAAAGAGATTCTTTTGCGGGGATAGGGAAGCCAGAGCCATTAAAATATGAACTACAAGGTTACTGGTCAAGGCGGATCACAGATGAACATAGATTAGTTTACAAAGTGCAAGAAGATTTATTGATTATTTTGACTTGTAAATATCATTATGAGCAATAAAGGTTATTGAGGCTAGGATATTGTTTTACTTCAAGCGATCGCTCTTTTTAACCAGAAGATGCAGAGCGATCGCAGATACAATGATAAGTAAAAGGCAAGCTAGTAGAAAATGGCTAAAATTGTCACCCTTCAATTAACTAACAGCGAAATCTGTATATTTACGTACAGATGGCAACTGAAAACCTAAAACAATATCCTCTTTTGGGACACCTAATTCAACCAACTCATTAGCAATTCCTACCTCTGTTCCATCTTGCTGAATCCAAATTTTCTCGTTAATAATATCTACATGGAGAACAGTCCCATATATGCGGTCTTGCTCGCGCCAACCTACATAAAATAATTGATAATGATCGTGTTCTGTATCGAAAATTATCTGTGCTTGAATGCGATTATCCCAAACAGTACTAGCGTGTTGTTCAAGCAAATTCTTAATATATTGTCGATATACTTCTAGATTTGCCATTCTGCGATCGTCTCCTGTTCAATATTATAAATTAGTAAACAGAGCTGATTACTTTTAATTACAGATTGGATAAATGGAAGGATAAAAAACTCATTGTAAACAGTACTAGGAACTGCTAAATATAAAGTACGATTAGCTTCTTGTTTTTGTAAAGCAATTCGGTAAATGATAAATTGTCCTAATGCAGCATAAAGTTCTGTGATTTTTGACGGACTTAGAAAACTTTTAATTTCAACAGCTATTTTTTGTCCTTGTTTTTCGGCTGCAATAACTTTTTATGCTCCTAAATCAACATATAATTCAAGGGTTCTTGCCTGGAGAGCATAAGGATCGTGAGTGATTAACTAGCCATCTTTCTCAAGTGCTGTTTTGACAACTGTATGAAAAGCATCTTTAGCAGACACAGGTTTGATTCAAATTTATGGCGGTGCTTGATTTAAGAATTTCCATTTTGTTAATACATTGACAACCTAGCGAAACTTTTTTTTAACTAAATTTAATATAGTTCTGTTTCTTCTCGCCTGTCTACTTACTTCAGATGCAGAGGAGAAGAGTATTGAATGAACCGCAGATGAAAGAGCGATCGCCCCATCCTCCAATAACTTCGATAAAATCACTATGGTGCTAGTTAACCCTCCCTAAATCTAATGAAAACCGATCGCCCTTCTTCCCAACCTTCCCTTCAACGTCCTGAACTACTTGCGCCAGCAGGTAATTGGGACTGTGCTAAAGCTGCTGTGGAAAATGGGGCAGATGCGATTTACTTCGGTTTGGATCGGTTTAACGCCAGAATGCGGGCACAAAATTTTACTGAGGCGGACTTACCCCAATTGATGACATTCCTGCACCGTCGGGGCATAAAGGGTTATGTCACTGTCAACACCCTAATATTTCCCAAAGAACTAGCAGAAGCACAGCAATATCTCCGCACAATTATTGCAGCTGGTGTAGATGCGGTAATTGTTCAAGATATTGGTATATGCCGTCTCATCCGTCACCTTTCCTCCGATTTTCCCATCCATGCTTCCACGCAAATGACCATCACGAGTGCGGCTGGGGTAGAATTTGCCAAGTCTCTTGGCTGTCAATTGGTGGTATTGGCGCGTGAATGTTCTCTCAAAGAAATCAATAAAATTCAGCAGCAGATTGCCCAACAGGAAACTTCGCTGCCCTTGGAAGTTTTTGTTCACGGTGCTTTGTGCGTAGCGTATTCCGGTCAGTGTTTGACTAGTGAGGCTTTAGGTGGACGTTCTGCTAACCGAGGTGAATGTGCCCAAGCTTGCCGGATGCCCTACGATTTAATCGCCGATGGGGAAGTTGTAAATTTAAAAGAACGCAAATATTTACTCAGTCCTCAAGACCTAGCAGGGTTAGATGTTTTGCCAGATTTGGTGAAATCAGGAGTAACTTGTCTCAAAATTGAAGGTCGCCTGAAAGCTCCAGAGTATGTTGCTAATGTCACCCGTGTTTATCGGCAAGCTTTGGATAGTGTCATGACGGAATTGGAAAGACCTAACCCCTCTTTGCCTACAAGGGAAGGGGGAAGAGGTCAATCAGACCAAGAACACTACAACCTAGAAATGGCATTTTCTCGCGGACTTTACACAGGCTGGTTTGGCGGGATTAATAATCAGGAACTTGTTCACGCCCGCTTTGGTAAAAAACGTGGGGTTTATCTAGGTGAAGTCACCCGCATTCACAACGAACAGGTAACAGTCAAACTGAAAGCACCTGTCAAGCCAGGAGATGGAATTGTGTTTGACTGCGGTCATCCAGAGGCGAAGGAAGAAGGCGGCCGAGTTTATGGGGTGGTTTCCAAAGGTAAGGAAAGTGTGCTGACCTTTGGTCGAAATGACTTGAACCTGCGCCGAGTGCATATAGGCGATCGCATTTGGAAAACCAGCGATCCAGAACTCGATAAGCAACTACGTCAGAGTTTTGCTGGGGAGAACCCACAATTTCAGCGTCCGATTGATATGGAAATTTATGGAGAAGTTGGTCAGCCATTGATTGCGATCGCCCGCGATCGACTCAGTAATATCGTACAGGTAGAATCTGCAATTTCTCTGGTGGAGGCGCACACTAAACCCTTAAATACAGAGCGTTTACAAGAACAATTCGGTCGTCTCGGTAACACACCTTTCTGTTTGGGAACGCTAACCAACCACCTCAGCGGTGCTATTATGCTACCCGTAAGTGAGTTGAACCGGATGCGGCGGGAAATCGTGGTGCAGTTGGAAGAATTGCGAAGTCAACCCAAACGCTGGCAATTACGTTCTGATGTCTCTTTTCAAGACTTACTCCCCTCCTCATTACCCTCATCTCCTACCCTGCGGGAAGCTAAAGCTATATCTCCTTCACTCATAGTCTTGGTACGAAACCTCAAGCAACTGCAAGCAGCACTCCAAGCGGGAATCCAAACACTTTACTGTGAGTTTGAAGACCCCCGTGCCTATCGAGAAGCCGTGCAACTGGTACGCCAACAAGGGCAAAAAGACAAGGAAGACAAAGGGGACAATGGAAAATTTCTCTCTCATCTTCCCCATCTCCCCACAATTTGGGTTGCACCACCCCGAATTACTAAACCTGGAGAAAACTGGATTTTGCAGCAAGTACGTGCATGTGAAGCAGATGGCTATCTGATACGGAACTATGACCAATTGCAATTCTTTGCAGCAGACCGTTGTATCGGAGATTTTTCGCTCAACGTTGCTAATCCGTTAACAGCAGACTACTTTCAGCAACACTTTGGTTTAGAACGGCTGACGGCATCCTATGACCTGAATATTACCCAACTACAAGACCTGCTCACCAGTTGTCCACCCCAGTGGTTTGAGGTGACAATCCATCAGCATATACCGATGTTTCACATGGAGCATTGTGTTTTTTGTGCCTTTCTCTCGATGGGTACAGATTACACCAACTGTGGACGACCTTGTGAAAAGCAGGAAGTGAAATTAAAAGACCGTGTAGGTAGCGAACACGTCCTCAAAGCAGATGTAGGCTGTCGTAATACTGTATTTAACGGCACTGCTCAAACCGGAGCCGAATACGTACAGCGCCTCATAGAACTGGGATTACGTCACTTTCGCATCGAATTTGTGAATGAAACACCAGAGCAAGTGAGTAAAACAATACATTTTTATACTCAATTATTGCAAGGCGAGATTACAGGTTCTCAACTATGGCGAGAGTTGAAGTTGCAAAATCAATTAGGCGTGACTCGTGGCCCTATGGGAGTGTCTGCATTGCGGTCATAATTGATTTTCTGAACGCCCAGCTTGAAAAATCTGTTCGGCGGTTAAATTTAATTCCGGGAATGTAGGGCAATACGGTTCGGTTAAGATCCCCCCGCCTGCGGCGACCCCCTTAAAAAGGGGGTAAAAGAGGATTATAAGCTCCCCTTTTTAAGGGGGGTTGGGGGGATCTCCAGGGCAAAATATCACTAACCGAACTGTATTGAGAGTCGTTGGGCTTGTGCGATAAGTAGTAGGTGCTGTAAGTAGAATTTGCGCTGCATTTTACCATATTGCGCCTTCCTTTAAAATGAAATAACCCTGGGTTCCTATCAATGATAATTTTAAGCATTGGGAACTCCTAAAAATCGAAGTTTATGAACGCAGCCGACGACAAAACGATTGTTCGCGAGTATTTCAATTCCACAGGGTTTGACCGTTGGAAGCGAATCTACGGCGATGGCGAAGTCAACAAAGTCCAATTAGACATCCGCAATGGACACCAGCAAACTGTGGATACAGTTCTTGGTTGGCTGAAAGCTGATAATAATTTACCAGAGCTATCAATCTGTGATGCTGGGTGTGGTGTCGGTAGTCTCAGCATTCCCCTGGCAGTAGATGGTGCCAAAGTCTATGCCACCGATATTTCGGAAAAAATGGTAGAAGAAGGCAGGGATAGAGCAAAGCAAACTTTGGGAAATGCCGAAAATCCCACTTTTGCTGTGCAGGATTTGGAATCATTGAGTGGTAGCTACCATACCGTTATTTGCCTAGATGTTCTCATCCATTACCCTCAAGAAAAAGCCGATGAAATGATATCTCACCTCTGTTCTTTGGCACAGTCGCGGATAATTCTCAGTTTTGCGCCGAAGACCTGCGCCCTGAGTATACTCAAGAAAATTGGTAGTTTCTTTCCTGGGCCAAGTAAAGCCACTCGTGCATATTTGCATCGTGAGGCTGATGTGGTGAAAATCTTAGAAAGTAATGGCTTTTCATTGCAACGACGGGCAATGACGAAGACTCGCTTCTATTTTTCTCGCCTACTGGAAGCTACACGCAATTAAGGTTAAAATCGCAGCAAAGGTATAATAAACATCTTGCTGCGATTTGACAATCTCAAACCTGAGATATGGTAGATATTACCGTTGGCATCAAGCTTTATTTTTTCTCTAAATAATCGTTGTTCTGCTCTGCATAATCAGACATTCTTACAAACTAAGCGATCGCAGCTGCTCCCAAGAGAATAGTGAAAGCAAATAACCACATTTACATTTTATTCAGATAAAATTTCTTCTTTGAAGCTTCAACAGAGGATACCAAACTTCTGAGGATGCTGACTCCAAGGGTTTTATAGGTGTATTTAATTTCTTGTTTATCTAGTTTCTCTAATTCCCTAATTTCAGATCATAACGGGTGATATTGTATTAACCAACGCTGCACTAATTAAGCAATGTAGGTAAAAAAATATTGTGTCAAAGCTAAAAAACTGTTGCCGGCAGTAGATTGATATCTTGGAACCTTTGTGAAAGTCAGGTTAAAATCGCAAGCAAAGTGTAAATCTGAAGTGAAACTATGAAAACTGCTGAAAAATTAGCTGCTGGTTGGCTACTGACACTCGGATTCATGTTTGTAACTCTATCAGCAACCGCGGCATTAGAAAAATTTGCTACACGTCAAGCCATCATAATACCCACGGGTGAGTATGAGTTTAACGCACCAAATGCTACTTATGAAGATAATAATGCTGCTGTTGGTGGTCTAATTTTTGGTGTCCCTACCCTAACACTGGGCACATGGTTAGCATTGGGATTGTACCGTCAAAGTCGGCAGGAAAAAAAGGCGATTAATCAACAAGTTAGCGATCGCCTACAATCGATTTTTTATGAGATGCTACAAGAAAATCACGGGCGCGTAACTGTTTTAGGTTTTGCCATGCAGTCACAACTACCCGCAGCCCACGCCAGACAATATTTAGATGAAAAAGCTAAAGAATTCAATGCAAACTTTAAGGTGAACGAAGAAGGGGCTGTATCATATCATTTTGATGTCTAATTGTCATTAGTCCTTTGTCATTTGTTATTTGTTATTCACTAATGACTAATGACTAATGACTACAATACCCAACTTACGGCTAGGTCTAATGACGCAGATTTTTTTGAGCGTAGCTGCCATTTTAGGCGGTTTGTCGGTTGCTGCTGGTGCTTTTGCTTCCCATGCCTTGCGGCAAAAGATTAGTGAGCGATCGCTAGAAATTTTTGAAACTGGCGCTCGTTACCAAATGTATCATGCTCTAGCACTTTTCTTAGTAGCAATACTAATTAGTCGTACCGAGTCTCCTCAACCTACTCTTATCGCCAGTGGATGGCTGTTTCTCATTGGCATAGCTCTTTTCTCAGGTAGCTTGTACGCCCTTAGCTTAACCGGTATTAAATCCTTGGGAGCGATCGCACCACTAGGCGGTGCAGCCTTTCTTGCCGGTTGGGGTGCTTTAGCTTTTGCTGCTTGGAATTTGAAGTTGTAAAAAAGTTAGGAGTTAAGAGTTTTTAACTCCTAACTCCATTTTTTATAAGCTCATTTACCTGATTGTCACAACACATTTTATAAAAATATGCTATAGTATATTTAGCATTTTAATGCCCAAAAGCTGCAAATAATAAACTCAATCTCTTCGTTTTTAAGTAGGGAAAGTTACTCTTATATATGTACAAAAACTAATAAATTAACAAAAATATTTTTTAAAAAGTAAAATTGACCAATTACTAAATCATAATTTTAACAATGGGCGGAGTTTGCAATCATTTTACCTATTAAAACACAAATAAACTAGTACCGTTATTTAGAGGTAACGCAGAATTTAAAATTCCTAAGTTTATCTTTTTTAAAAAGCTAGTACTGAGGAGTTAAAAGCTTATAGTTTATTGCTCCTTGTTCTCAGGCGTATTAACAAATCATCCAAAGCTGCATTAGCTGAAGGTGTTTCAGGTAATAAGCTAGATTGATATGCCTCCTGTAATTTATTACGCAGACGTTCATATTCTCTTTTATGAAAATCTACATTAATATCTGACAATGCAGACTTTTCTGTACCTGCTAACTTTTGGGCGATCAAATCAGAAATATATGACAAATTAAAAACCTCATTTAGATCAATTAAATTAGCTTCAATTCTCCCTGTTTGCATCAGATAAATTCCAGTTAAGAGAACTCGATAAACATAAAGCAATGGCTTAATTCGATAGGTATGTTCTTTTTCAAAAAGTTTCCATTGTGTTGCAGCAAAACCAAAATAATGGTAGCTATGATGACGGGTAATACAATTTTTAGCAATAATTTTCAATTCATTATGTTCAGGTGAAGTTGTTAATATTAAAGGAGAATACAATTGTTCTAACACATAACCATTCTTTTTAAGTAACATCAAAAAGAATTTTTTGACATCATGAGTGACTAAATCAATCTCTAAAGATTCACGAATTTCTGAAACTTCAATAGTTTCATTCCTAGTCTTTAATCCGACTATTTCTTGAATTGGTAAAATATGCACACCACGCAAGTCATAATCAGAATCAGGTGAGGGAAAGCCATATAAGTGGGAACCACTGATGATAGTGAATAAAAGTGAGTAAGGCTGTTGTCTAATAATTGTGTTAATAGAAGTTGGAATATTCATAATGTGCCGTTTACTTGCTTACCTCGGTTTGCCTATTTCTTTAGAACATCTTCTGTATAAACCAGAACACTCACTTATAGCCCAGAGTTATCAACCCCGCGAAATGATTTCTGGAGTAGTAAATGCAGATGGCTTTGGTGTGGGTTGGTATCATAATCAAAAAGATGCCGATCCTTTTATCTACAAAAATACCCTACCTATTTGGAATGATATAAACCTACCCAGTCTCAGCCGTTACGTTGAATCAAAGTGCGTTCTTGCTTATGTCCGCAGTGCTACAGCAGGACAAGCCGTAGATTTTGCTAACTGTCAGCCTTTTAACCATCAACAACAGCTATTTATTCACAATGGACGAATCGAAAATTTCCGCAAAACATTACACAGAAAAATCCGCAGCACTTTAACCCAAGAATTTTACGAAAAAATTAATGGCAGTACTGACTCAGAACACATTTTTGCATTGTTACTTTCGCAAAGTCAAATTAACAAACATCGGCCTTCAGAATATGCTTTACGCACCACATTATTAATGCTTTTAGAGATGGCAAAACGCTATCAAGTAGAAGCCTCACTCAACGTAGTTTTTAGTGACGGACATCGTTTAATAGCTTCTCGTTTTGCTACCACTTCACCGCCTCCATCTCTTTACTGGATACGAGACGATCCGACTTTCCCACAATCCGTAATTATTGCGTCTGAACCTCTATTTCTAGGTAATTGGATTGCTTGCCCAGAAAATAGCATCATTAGTGTGGGAGCAGACTGTGAGATCCAAATTGAGCAAATCTAGTGTGAAAGAGGCTACTTCTCAAGCCTTCAATAAATGTCGCTGGAAAACTTTTGCGCTATTTCAAGATATGGACGAAGCCACATTCTCTAGTCAACCTCATTCTGACTTGATCTGCTGTTGGCTCATATTACCTGTATCAAGTCTTTATCGCTGCTAGAACATAGCACTTAGGTGCTTACTTGCTATTATTCTAATGGGAAAATGCAGAAAAATAGCTTTAAAGCTTGAGCTATGTTGCTCAAGCATGATTTTATTAACTATGGCTATGTGTTTCACTGATTGGGGTAGAGGTCTGCTATCAAAGTAACCTATTACGCCGAGCAAACGGAGGTTTAATGTCGATATCTAAAGCTGTTAACAACAAGGTTACTTCTCAAAGCAACGTTGAAAAACGCTTGCAGATAGAGCGTTTGATAGGAGCAACTCAAATATTTGTACCTAGTGCTGGGAGTGATGTAGTGAAGGGATTAACTCAAACACCTAAATCTCTACCCCCTTGTTACTTTTATGATGACCGTGGTTCCCATCTGTTTGAGCAAATCTGTGATTTACCAGAATATTATCTTACACGCACAGAAACAAAGATTTTACAGCAGTATGCTGGTGAAATTGCTAAGATAACTGGCGTTTGTGAATTGGTAGAACTTGGCAGTGGTAGTTCTAGTAAAACCCGCATTTTACTAGATGCCTACCAGCAACTAAGCTATCCTCTGCATTACCTACCAATTGATGTAAGTGCAGGTATGTTAGAAAGTAGTGCCAAGCAGTTATTAGAAGATTATCCCTTACTCCAAGTTTATGCACTAGCGGGAACCTATGAATTAGCCCTTGCAAAACTCCTACCGACGCAATTACCCAGTCGAATGATTTGTTTTATTGGTAGCAGTTTAGGTAATCTTACCCCTGATGAGTGTGATGTGTTCTTCTCTCAAATTACCAATGCTCTACAAGTAGGTGAGTATTTTTTATTGGGGATAGATTTACGAAAGCCAAAACAGATTTTGGAACCAGCTTATAACGACAGCCAGGGAGTGACAGCTGCATTTAACCTTAATATGCTGGAACATTTAAATCAGCGGTTTGAGGGTAACTTTGACACCACCCAGTTTGAACACAGAGCATTTTACAATGAAAGCGAGCATCAAATAGAAATGCATTTATGCAGCCTGCGATCGCAAATTGTAGAATTACGCGCTCTTAATCTTAAGGTTAATTTTGCACTAGGTGAGACTATCCTCACTGAAATTTCCCGCAAATTCGACCTTAATAATATCAAACAGCAACTAACTGCACAAGGTTTATTACCTGTTCATGTGTGGAGAGATCCAAATCAATGGTTTGGCTTAATGCTCTGTCAGCTGCAAGCATAAAGCAAATCAGAGTATGACTCATATATATAGCGGTTCTCAGTTGAGTCCAATATATATCTAACAAAAACAGCCCTTCCCTACAAGCATTAGGGAGTAACACTTAAAGCCTCTCTCCTTTTAGGAGAGAGGTTAAAACGTATGAATGGAAATTTTGATCAACCCAAGCAAGTAAACTAAATGTTTAGCCGCTAATTATTGCTGCATCGAAGGTGTGGCAAAAATTCTGCTGAATATAGGAACCCGTGGACGAGGCTTATTTGCTGTTATATTGGCATTAGTAGCAGAAGAGTTATTAGTTGCCTCAGAAAGGAGAGGTGGTTTGCTATTAGTAGAATTGGCAAAATCACTCAATTGGGTAGCCGAAGGTAAACTTGAAGATATGGAAGTAACATTCTCAGGATTTTGACTGTTGGTTTTTACCGGAGTTTGAGCTTGAGATGGAGTAACTAAGAAAGTTGAACTTGTTCCTAATACCAGTACGAGCAAATGAGAAATATATTGTTGCATAGAGATTAGTCAAATGGGTTGATAAATATTCAAAGCTTAAAGAAGTTGTGTTTGTTCTCAGTTAGAAATAAAACTGCAATTTTCCCATAGAAATCATGACGCTGTTCTCCAATAAAACTTGAACACAGCGACTTCCAAATGAACAGACTATTAATGCTTAGTAGATTAATTCGCTAACAACAATCTAACTTCCCTCAATCAAGAGGAAGCTACACTCTCTTTTGTAAAAAGAAAGAGAGCAGTTATTTTAAGACTACTGAATCTGCTTGAAAGAAAGTTAGCAAATAGATACACCTAGAATAATTGATGTTTTTCAATCAACTAAGCCAGCACAACTATTAATATTTTATTTATATTTAACTTTTTAAGAAAAGAGGAATGTTACTGAAATTTTTAAAAAAACTAATTTATCTAAAATCAACTCTAACTCGCATATTTAACTAACTAAAGCAAAAAGTATATGAATTTTTAATAAAACTAGAAGAATTAGCTGAAGCGCTGTTAGATTCCAACAGTCAAAGCGATTTAGTGAATTACTTAGGAAATATTTTTTTACCTCAACCTAATCAGGAAGATTAAGCGATGCCTACGCAAGAGAAAAGGGGGCAGGAATTAGGGGGAATTCTAGCATCTTTCTCCCCTTCTCCTTGCTCCCCTACCTCTCTAGTCTGAATTATCAAAAAGCGTTAGAGCTTTGTCCCACACTCAGCGCAAAAATTGTGGGTGGGAGCATTTTTAGCATTGCAATGGCTACAATACACTGGCTCGGCTGCCGCTTTCGGTGCTTGCTTCTGTAAGCCGACCATTTGAGCGTTGCTCTTACCAGGGACTACCATTGGATAGCAGTTTTCGTCTCTGGTGACGTGGACATTTAAGATTACTGGCCCTTTGTGTGCCAGCATTTCGGCGATCGCATCTTTTAATTGACTGCGATCGCTGATTATCATGCCCTTAATGCCATAAGCTTTTGCCAATAACTCTACATCTGGCATCCCTACTTCCATGTCGGAGCATGAGTAACGCTCACCATAGAAGGCTTGCTGCCACTGGCGCACCATCCCTTGCCAGCCGTTGTTGATAATTATTGTCTTGACATTTATTCCATACTGTGAAATTGTTCCTAGTTCCTGCAAACACATTTGGAAGCTAGCATCACCGCTAATACAGATGACTTCTTCATCAGGAAACGCCACTTTCGCGCCCATTGCCGCAGGTAAGCCAAAACCCATCGTTCCCAAACCAGCGCTAGAAATCCAGCGCCTTGGGCCATTCTTGAGGAATTGTGCTGCCCACATTTGATGTTGTCCGACATCTGTGGTGTAGAAAGCGTTGGGTGCTTGGCTATTAACTTCTACAATTACTTCTTGGGGTGAAATGCTGTCGGAATGCTGCGGCACTATGAGAGGATA harbors:
- a CDS encoding element excision factor XisH family protein — protein: MAAEKQGQKIAVEIKSFLSPSKITELYAALGQFIIYRIALQKQEANRTLYLAVPSTVYNEFFILPFIQSVIKSNQLCLLIYNIEQETIAEWQI
- a CDS encoding XisI protein, whose amino-acid sequence is MANLEVYRQYIKNLLEQHASTVWDNRIQAQIIFDTEHDHYQLFYVGWREQDRIYGTVLHVDIINEKIWIQQDGTEVGIANELVELGVPKEDIVLGFQLPSVRKYTDFAVS
- a CDS encoding U32 family peptidase: MKTDRPSSQPSLQRPELLAPAGNWDCAKAAVENGADAIYFGLDRFNARMRAQNFTEADLPQLMTFLHRRGIKGYVTVNTLIFPKELAEAQQYLRTIIAAGVDAVIVQDIGICRLIRHLSSDFPIHASTQMTITSAAGVEFAKSLGCQLVVLARECSLKEINKIQQQIAQQETSLPLEVFVHGALCVAYSGQCLTSEALGGRSANRGECAQACRMPYDLIADGEVVNLKERKYLLSPQDLAGLDVLPDLVKSGVTCLKIEGRLKAPEYVANVTRVYRQALDSVMTELERPNPSLPTREGGRGQSDQEHYNLEMAFSRGLYTGWFGGINNQELVHARFGKKRGVYLGEVTRIHNEQVTVKLKAPVKPGDGIVFDCGHPEAKEEGGRVYGVVSKGKESVLTFGRNDLNLRRVHIGDRIWKTSDPELDKQLRQSFAGENPQFQRPIDMEIYGEVGQPLIAIARDRLSNIVQVESAISLVEAHTKPLNTERLQEQFGRLGNTPFCLGTLTNHLSGAIMLPVSELNRMRREIVVQLEELRSQPKRWQLRSDVSFQDLLPSSLPSSPTLREAKAISPSLIVLVRNLKQLQAALQAGIQTLYCEFEDPRAYREAVQLVRQQGQKDKEDKGDNGKFLSHLPHLPTIWVAPPRITKPGENWILQQVRACEADGYLIRNYDQLQFFAADRCIGDFSLNVANPLTADYFQQHFGLERLTASYDLNITQLQDLLTSCPPQWFEVTIHQHIPMFHMEHCVFCAFLSMGTDYTNCGRPCEKQEVKLKDRVGSEHVLKADVGCRNTVFNGTAQTGAEYVQRLIELGLRHFRIEFVNETPEQVSKTIHFYTQLLQGEITGSQLWRELKLQNQLGVTRGPMGVSALRS
- a CDS encoding DUF423 domain-containing protein; the encoded protein is MTQIFLSVAAILGGLSVAAGAFASHALRQKISERSLEIFETGARYQMYHALALFLVAILISRTESPQPTLIASGWLFLIGIALFSGSLYALSLTGIKSLGAIAPLGGAAFLAGWGALAFAAWNLKL
- the egtD gene encoding L-histidine N(alpha)-methyltransferase, whose product is MSISKAVNNKVTSQSNVEKRLQIERLIGATQIFVPSAGSDVVKGLTQTPKSLPPCYFYDDRGSHLFEQICDLPEYYLTRTETKILQQYAGEIAKITGVCELVELGSGSSSKTRILLDAYQQLSYPLHYLPIDVSAGMLESSAKQLLEDYPLLQVYALAGTYELALAKLLPTQLPSRMICFIGSSLGNLTPDECDVFFSQITNALQVGEYFLLGIDLRKPKQILEPAYNDSQGVTAAFNLNMLEHLNQRFEGNFDTTQFEHRAFYNESEHQIEMHLCSLRSQIVELRALNLKVNFALGETILTEISRKFDLNNIKQQLTAQGLLPVHVWRDPNQWFGLMLCQLQA
- the egtC gene encoding ergothioneine biosynthesis protein EgtC encodes the protein MCRLLAYLGLPISLEHLLYKPEHSLIAQSYQPREMISGVVNADGFGVGWYHNQKDADPFIYKNTLPIWNDINLPSLSRYVESKCVLAYVRSATAGQAVDFANCQPFNHQQQLFIHNGRIENFRKTLHRKIRSTLTQEFYEKINGSTDSEHIFALLLSQSQINKHRPSEYALRTTLLMLLEMAKRYQVEASLNVVFSDGHRLIASRFATTSPPPSLYWIRDDPTFPQSVIIASEPLFLGNWIACPENSIISVGADCEIQIEQI
- the bchM gene encoding magnesium protoporphyrin IX methyltransferase, producing the protein MNAADDKTIVREYFNSTGFDRWKRIYGDGEVNKVQLDIRNGHQQTVDTVLGWLKADNNLPELSICDAGCGVGSLSIPLAVDGAKVYATDISEKMVEEGRDRAKQTLGNAENPTFAVQDLESLSGSYHTVICLDVLIHYPQEKADEMISHLCSLAQSRIILSFAPKTCALSILKKIGSFFPGPSKATRAYLHREADVVKILESNGFSLQRRAMTKTRFYFSRLLEATRN
- a CDS encoding nucleotidyltransferase domain-containing protein; this translates as MNIPTSINTIIRQQPYSLLFTIISGSHLYGFPSPDSDYDLRGVHILPIQEIVGLKTRNETIEVSEIRESLEIDLVTHDVKKFFLMLLKKNGYVLEQLYSPLILTTSPEHNELKIIAKNCITRHHSYHYFGFAATQWKLFEKEHTYRIKPLLYVYRVLLTGIYLMQTGRIEANLIDLNEVFNLSYISDLIAQKLAGTEKSALSDINVDFHKREYERLRNKLQEAYQSSLLPETPSANAALDDLLIRLRTRSNKL
- a CDS encoding Txe/YoeB family addiction module toxin, which produces MKKVAFEPEAFEQLGQWATEDKKIFKKILELIRDIQRDSFAGIGKPEPLKYELQGYWSRRITDEHRLVYKVQEDLLIILTCKYHYEQ